From a region of the Synechococcus sp. PCC 7502 genome:
- a CDS encoding MBL fold metallo-hydrolase has product MYLTWLDSNSWLIEIANKRILLDPWLVGSLTFGDTPWFFKADRRSPLPVSIYENIDLILLSQGLPDHAHPPTLKVLSRIIPIVGSPSAAKLTQELGYTNVTALAHDQVFSIPNLLEIHAVKGSPTGPTTTENGYILKDLGEGTSLYYEPHGYHTPTIQAFAPVDVVITPILDLRLPLLGTIIQGQQGALQVAKWLKPRIILPTAGDGDLIYSGFLLNFLKAEGSADMLRSQFQSHNLDTQILEVKVGERRQVSQTRNDAVASR; this is encoded by the coding sequence ATGTATCTAACCTGGCTAGACAGTAACTCTTGGTTAATTGAGATTGCCAACAAACGCATCTTACTTGATCCTTGGCTAGTTGGATCTCTGACGTTTGGTGATACGCCCTGGTTCTTTAAGGCAGATCGCCGCTCACCTTTACCTGTTTCTATTTATGAAAATATAGATTTAATTTTGTTATCCCAAGGGTTACCAGATCATGCTCATCCCCCCACTTTAAAAGTATTAAGCCGTATCATTCCCATCGTTGGTTCCCCTAGTGCGGCAAAACTAACTCAAGAGCTTGGATATACTAATGTCACAGCTTTAGCCCATGATCAGGTATTTAGCATTCCCAATTTACTGGAAATTCACGCAGTTAAGGGTTCCCCCACAGGTCCAACCACAACTGAGAACGGATATATTCTCAAAGACTTAGGAGAAGGAACTTCTCTTTATTACGAACCCCACGGTTATCACACTCCTACAATTCAGGCATTTGCCCCCGTTGATGTGGTGATTACTCCCATTTTAGACTTAAGACTACCATTGCTAGGAACTATAATTCAAGGACAACAGGGTGCTTTACAGGTGGCGAAGTGGTTAAAGCCAAGGATCATATTACCGACGGCGGGGGATGGGGATTTAATTTATTCAGGATTTTTACTAAATTTCCTGAAGGCAGAGGGTAGTGCGGATATGTTGCGATCGCAATTCCAATCTCATAATCTTGATACCCAAATCCTTGAAGTGAAAGTAGGAGAACGGCGGCAAGTATCACAAACCCGGAATGATGCAGTTGCTTCTAGGTAA